A DNA window from Hordeum vulgare subsp. vulgare chromosome 1H, MorexV3_pseudomolecules_assembly, whole genome shotgun sequence contains the following coding sequences:
- the LOC123430663 gene encoding very-long-chain aldehyde decarbonylase GL1-5 encodes MATNPGLFSEWPWKKLGSFKYVVLAPWVAHGIQQVATKGWREADLGYLVILPSMMLRVLHNQAWITVSRLQNARGKRQIVDRGIEFEQIDRERNWDDQIILSAILFFLGALHLPGGQNLPLWRTDGAVLVALLHAGPVELIYYWFHRALHHHFLYTRYHSHHHASIVTEPITSVIHPFAELVAYELLFAIPMIACALTGTASIMTFELYMLYIDFMNNMGHCNFELVPAWLFKWFPPLKYFMYTPSFHSLHHTQFRTNYSLFMPLYDYIYNTMDKSSDKLHEKSLDNKQEAIDVVHLTHLTSLQSIYHMRPGFAEFASKPYASKWYMRIMWPLSWLSMVLTWVYGSWFTVERNVMEKLRIQSWAIPRYNFHYGLNWEKETINNLIGKAICEADKKGAKVVSLGLLNQAQSLNGSGELYLQKYPKLGLKLVDGTSLAAAVVVNSIPQGTDQVVLSGNISKVACAVAAALCKKNIKVTITNKQDYHFLQPKMPEDAADNLILSKTGIAKVWIIGEGVDAAEQLRAPKGTRFIPYSQFPPRMVRKDCCTYSTTPAMSVPKTLQNVHSCENWLPRRVMSAWRIAGMVHALEGWDEHECGDKVLDMDKVWSAALLHGFRPVTED; translated from the exons ATGGCCACAAACCCTGGCCTCTTCAGCGAGTGGCCATGGAAGAAGCTCGGCAGCTTCAAG TACGTGGTGCTGGCGCCATGGGTGGCGCACGGCATCCAGCAGGTGGCGACCAAGGGGTGGCGCGAGGCCGACCTGGGCTACCTGGTGATCCTCCCGTCGATGATGCTCCGGGTGCTCCACAACCAGGCCTGGATCACGGTGTCCCGCCTCCAGAACGCGCGCGGCAAGCGGCAGATCGTCGACCGCGGCATCGAGTTCGAGCAGATCGACCGCGAGCGCAACTG GGACGACCAGATCATCCTGAGCGCCATCCTCTTCTTCCTGGGCGCGCTGCACCTGCCGGGCGGGCAGAACCTGCCGCTGTGGAGGACGGACGGCGCCGTGCTGGTAGCGCTGCTGCACGCCGGCCCCGTGGAGCTCATCTACTACTGGTTCCACCGCGCGCTGCACCACCACTTCCTCTACACGCGCTACCACTCCCACCACCACGCCTCCATCGTCACCGAGCCCATCACCT CCGTGATTCATCCATTTGCCGAGCTCGTGGCCTACGAACTGCTCTTCGCGATCCCGATGATCGCCTGCGCTCTGACAGGAACTGCTTCCATCATGACGTTTGAGCTCTACATGCTCTACATCGACTTCATGAACAACATGGGCCACTGCAACTTCGAGCTTGTGCCCGCATGGCTCTTCAAATGGTTCCCTCCCCTCAAGTATTTCATGTACACACCATc GTTCCATTCTCTCCACCACACCCAGTTCCGGACAAACTACTCTCTTTTCATGCCGCTCTACGACTACATATACAACACAATGGACAAGTCGTCAGATAAGCTGCATGAGAAATCACTCGACAACAAGCAGGAAGCCATAGATGTGGTTCACCTCACCCATCTCACCAGCCTGCAGTCCATCTACCACATGAGGCCCGGGTTCGCCGAGTTCGCCTCCAAGCCGTACGCCTCAAAGTGGTACATGCGCATCATGTGGCCTCTATCGTGGCTCTCCATGGTCCTTACATGGGTGTATGGTTCTTGGTTCACCGTTGAGAGGAATGTCATGGAGAAACTAAGGATCCAGTCATGGGCCATACCAAGATACAATTTCCAT TATGGGTTGAACTGGGAGAAGGAAACAATTAATAACCTGATTGGGAAGGCAATATGTGAAGCTGACAAGAAGGGAGCTAAAGTTGTTAGTCTTGGACTCCTGAATCAG GCCCAGAGCCTCAACGGAAGTGGAGAACTTTATCTACAAAAGTACCCAAAGTTGGGGTTAAAATTGGTTGATGGAACCAGTCTAGCTGCTGCAGTGGTTGTCAACAGTATTCCACAAGGCACGGATCAAGTTGTTCTTTCAGGAAACATTTCAAAGGTGGCTTGCGCTGTGGCAGCAGCTCTGTGCAAGAAAAATATCAAG GTCACAATAACAAACAAGCAAGACTATCATTTCCTTCAGCCCAAAATGCCAGAAGATGCAGCTGACAACCTAATATTATCAAAAACCGGCATCGCTAAG GTGTGGATAATTGGAGAAGGTGTAGATGCCGCTGAACAGTTGAGGGCACCGAAAGGAACACGGTTCATCCCGTACTCACAGTTCCCACCAAGAATGGTGCGCAAGGACTGCTGCACATACTCGACGACTCCAGCAATGAGCGTGCCTAAAACACTGCAGAATGTTCATTCGTGCGAG AACTGGCTGCCAAGGAGGGTGATGAGCGCGTGGCGCATCGCTGGGATGGTTCATGCGTTGGAGGGATGGGACGAGCATGAGTGTGGAGACAAGGTGCTCGACATGGACAAAGTTTGGTCTGCTGCACTTCTGCATGGGTTTCGCCCCGTTACTGAGGATTGA